The genomic region GTCGCCAGATCGCTCTGGTGACCCAGCAGGTCACGCTGTTCAACGATACGGTGACCAACAACATCGCTTACGGCGATCTGGCCGGCGCGCCGTTCGATGAGGTCAAGCGAGCCGCCAGCGAGGCCTATGCCGACGAGTTCATCGCCAAGATGCCACAAGGCTACGAAACCCTGGTCGGCGAAAACGGCGTATTGCTCTCCGGCGGTCAACGCCAGCGCATTGCTATCGCCCGGGCCCTGCTCAAGGATGCTCCGCTGCTGATTCTCGACGAGGCGACTTCGGCCCTCGATACCGAATCGGAGCGGCACATTCAGGCGGCACTGGATCATGTGGTGCAGAACCGCACGACCCTGGTGATCGCCCACCGCTTGAGCACTATCGAGAAAGCCGACCTGATTCTGGTCATGGATGAAGGCCGGATTGTCGAGCGCGGCACCCACGCGCAGCTGCTGGAGCAGAACGGCTACTACTCCCGCCTGCACGCCAAAGAGTTTGAAGAGGGGGACGAGCCTCTGCCGGCCCACGCGACCAACGTATGCTGACGGTGTTTCGCAGCTTTCGTGAACGTGGCTGGACCGAAATCGACCAGGCTGCCTATGCTCAGGCCTGGCAGCGTTTCGGTGGCAGCTTCGCAACGCATCCTGATGTGGTCGAACGACTGTCGACGTTTGTAGGTATCGAACTGCGTTATCTGGGCTGGGTCGTTGGCGATGAGGTAGTGGCCGCCATTCCTTGCTGGGGCCGTCATGTCGCCTTGTCCAAGGAAGTGCTCAAGCGTGAGGGCAAGCGTGGCTTGCTGGACATGGGCAATGCGGAAATCATCCTGCCGATTGCTGCCGAAGTCGTCGTCCCCGTGCGCCAGCGCATGGCTTATGTATCCCAGCTCAATGCCGAGCAGATCAGCACGTTGTCGCCACAGCCCGAAGGCCTGGCTCTGGCCCGGCTGCCAGAAGAATATTCGAAGAAGTTCCGCTACAACCAGCGTCGCGAGCAGCGTCTGCTGGAAGAGGCGGGCGGATCGCTGGTGCCGATGTCCGACTTCACGCCACAGGAACAGGCCGCCGCGTACGGCGATCTGTTTCAGCGCCGCTGGGGCTTCGAGGTGCCGGGCAAGGCCGGGCTGGTTGAGGTCTTTACCTTGCTGCGCGAGTTCATGACCGGTTCCGTGGCGATGCTCGATTCGGCACCGGTGGCCATTCAGGTGCTGTACCGCGTCGAGGCCCCGCAATGGGTTTCGCTGGAGTACATCAACGGTGGCGTCGACCCGCAGAGCCGCGAGTTCAGTCCCGGCAGTGTGCTGAGTTTCGTCAACACCCAAGAGGCCTGGGCGCACGCGCAAGCGCTGGGCAAGCCTCTGCGCTATTCATTCGGTCGTGCCGACCGTGAGTACAAGGATCGCTGGTGCCACACGGTGCCGGTCTACAAGGTCTGAATTCATGAGTGCTCGCAAGCAACAGCTGCTCAAAGCCCATCGACGCAACAAGCGTCTGTTCCTGATCGCCTTTGTGCTGGCGCTGTTGCTGATTGGCGTGCTGATTGCCTGGTGGCTGGTGCCGCTGTTGCTGGTGCTGGCCTGGGTCGCTCACGAGGCCTGGTTCGCCGACCATTTGTTCTACCGGTCTGGCGACGACTATCAATACAACTTCCCGGCGCAAACCGCGCGGCAGGCCGTGAGCCTTGAGGGCGGCGTAGTGCGCCTGAGCGAGCCGCTGGCGCAGGGCGAGACGCTGGTGCTCGAGCTTGAAGTGAAGTCCACCTGGCTGGGTCGTTGGTTCGATCCCCACGTTGAGGTGGGCGATGATCGCCAGGACCTCGAGCGTGGCGTCAGGGGCCGGCGTTTCATTAATCTGTCCGGGCAGGGCAATGCGTTGATGCAAGGTGCTCTGGCACTGCGTGGTCGATATTGCACGCCGGCGGCGACGGGTGTGTTGTGGGTCATGGCCAACCCTGACTACAGCCGCCAGCGGGTGATGGTCATCGCTCCCCATGCCGACGATGCCGAACTCGCTGCCTTTGGCCTTTACAGCCGATGCGAAGAGGTCAGCATCGTCACCCTGACCCAAGGCGAGATCGAGGCTGAAGACTTGCAGCGTCTGGGCCTTGATCAAGCCGCAGCCGCGCGATTGAAGGGCCGTTTGCGCAGTTGGGACAGTCTGGTGATCCCGTTGTGGGGCGGTGTGCCTGCCGAGCGCTGCGTGCAATTGGGTTATTACTGCCTGCAACTGCCTTCGATGGCCGCAGAACCTTCCCAGGTGTTCGGCTCCCGTGAGTCGCAGGAAAACGACGTGCGCAGTGTGCGCCGGCACAATCCGTTGACCCTGCCCGCCGACATCGATGGGCAGCCGACCTGGCAAAATCTGCTGGGCGACCTGAAGGCCCTGCTTGAGCACTTTCGTCCAGAAGTGGTGGTGACGCCCCATCCTGAGCTCGATCCTCACAGCGATCACGTAGCCTCGACCCAGGCGTTGCTTGAGGCTATCGCGCTGAGTAGCTGGAAACCGACAACCCTGCTGATGTACGCCAATCACCTGCACGACAACGATCGCTGGCCGATGGGCCCTGCCGGTGCCGGTATCGCGCTGCCGCCTGCTATCGAGCCATTGCCGGCCGACCGGTTGTGGAGCCCGCTGTTGTCGGCAGACGTGCAACTGGACAAAGCCATGGCCCTGGCGATGGAGCACGATCTGCAGGGCGAGCAAGTGTTCAAACGGCAATTGCGCCGCTGGATCCAGCAAGGCCTGGCGGGTCGTCGCTGGCCTGCAACAGGCAGTAACGAGTTTTTCCGCAAAGCGGTCCGGCGTCATGAATTGTTCTGGGTACGCGACCTTTCAGATTGAGGCGGACGGCGCTTTACCCTGTGTTAATATCGCGCCCCTGTTCATTTTGTATGTGGGTTGCTCCATGAAGTTGTCCATGCCGCGTTTCGATCAAGCCCCGGTCTTGGTAGTCGGCGATGTCATGCTCGACCGTTACTGGCATGGCGGAACCTCACGGATTTCCCCTGAGGCGCCGGTGCCGGTCGTTAAGGTCGAGCAGATCGAAGATCGTCCGGGCGGTGCCGCGAACGTTGCCTTGAACATTGCCGCGCTGGGTGCGCCGGCGTCGCTGGTCGGTGTGACCGGCGATGACGAAGCCGCCGACAGCCTGAGCAACAGTCTCAAAGGCGCGGGCGTACGCGCCCTGTTCCAGCGCATCGCGCACCAGCCAACCATCGTCAAGCTGCGGGTCATGAGCCGGCACCAGCAACTGCTGCGGATCGACTTTGAAGAACCGTTCGCCACCGACGCTCTGGCCCTCGGCTCGCAGGTCGACGACCTGCTCGAAGGCATCAAGGTGCTGGTGCTTTCCGATTACGGCAAAGGCGCCCTGAAAAACCATCAGGCGTTGATCCAGGCTGCCCGCGCGAAGAACATCCCGGTGCTGGCCGACCCGAAGGGCAAGGATTTCTCGATCTATCGTGGCGCCAGCCTGATCACGCCGAACCTCAGCGAATTCGAAGCCATCGTCGGCGGTTGCGTCGATGAGCATGAGTTAGTGAGCAAGGGCGCCGCCCTGATGCATGACCTCGAGCTTGGTGCACTGCTGGTGACACGCGGCGAACACGGCATGACTTTGCTGCGCCCTGATCAACCCGCGTTGCACCTGCCGGCCCGAGCCCGTGAAGTATTCGATGTCACCGGTGCCGGTGATACGGTGATTTCCACCCTTGCGGCAGCCATTGCTGCAGGTGAGGATCTGCCTCACGCGGTGGCGCTGGCCAACCTGGCAGCAGGCATCGTGGTTGGCAAACTCGGTACAGCCGCCATCAGTGCCCCGGAATTGCGTCGCGCCATCCAGCGTGAAGAAGGATCCGAGCGCGGTGTTCTGGGTCTTGAAC from Pseudomonas tensinigenes harbors:
- a CDS encoding GNAT family N-acetyltransferase, with the translated sequence MLTVFRSFRERGWTEIDQAAYAQAWQRFGGSFATHPDVVERLSTFVGIELRYLGWVVGDEVVAAIPCWGRHVALSKEVLKREGKRGLLDMGNAEIILPIAAEVVVPVRQRMAYVSQLNAEQISTLSPQPEGLALARLPEEYSKKFRYNQRREQRLLEEAGGSLVPMSDFTPQEQAAAYGDLFQRRWGFEVPGKAGLVEVFTLLREFMTGSVAMLDSAPVAIQVLYRVEAPQWVSLEYINGGVDPQSREFSPGSVLSFVNTQEAWAHAQALGKPLRYSFGRADREYKDRWCHTVPVYKV
- a CDS encoding PIG-L deacetylase family protein — protein: MSARKQQLLKAHRRNKRLFLIAFVLALLLIGVLIAWWLVPLLLVLAWVAHEAWFADHLFYRSGDDYQYNFPAQTARQAVSLEGGVVRLSEPLAQGETLVLELEVKSTWLGRWFDPHVEVGDDRQDLERGVRGRRFINLSGQGNALMQGALALRGRYCTPAATGVLWVMANPDYSRQRVMVIAPHADDAELAAFGLYSRCEEVSIVTLTQGEIEAEDLQRLGLDQAAAARLKGRLRSWDSLVIPLWGGVPAERCVQLGYYCLQLPSMAAEPSQVFGSRESQENDVRSVRRHNPLTLPADIDGQPTWQNLLGDLKALLEHFRPEVVVTPHPELDPHSDHVASTQALLEAIALSSWKPTTLLMYANHLHDNDRWPMGPAGAGIALPPAIEPLPADRLWSPLLSADVQLDKAMALAMEHDLQGEQVFKRQLRRWIQQGLAGRRWPATGSNEFFRKAVRRHELFWVRDLSD
- the hldE gene encoding bifunctional D-glycero-beta-D-manno-heptose-7-phosphate kinase/D-glycero-beta-D-manno-heptose 1-phosphate adenylyltransferase HldE, which encodes MKLSMPRFDQAPVLVVGDVMLDRYWHGGTSRISPEAPVPVVKVEQIEDRPGGAANVALNIAALGAPASLVGVTGDDEAADSLSNSLKGAGVRALFQRIAHQPTIVKLRVMSRHQQLLRIDFEEPFATDALALGSQVDDLLEGIKVLVLSDYGKGALKNHQALIQAARAKNIPVLADPKGKDFSIYRGASLITPNLSEFEAIVGGCVDEHELVSKGAALMHDLELGALLVTRGEHGMTLLRPDQPALHLPARAREVFDVTGAGDTVISTLAAAIAAGEDLPHAVALANLAAGIVVGKLGTAAISAPELRRAIQREEGSERGVLGLEQLLLAVADARAHNEKIVFTNGCFDILHAGHVTYLEQARAQGDRLIVAVNDDASVSRLKGPGRPINSVDRRMAVLAGLGAVDWVISFPEGTPENLLREVKPDVLVKGGDYGIDQVVGADIVTAYGGTVKVLGLVENSSTTAIVEKIRSR